The Desulfobacteraceae bacterium genome has a window encoding:
- a CDS encoding ligase-associated DNA damage response exonuclease, whose translation MNDEPRPAGPGDLLQPTADGLYCPAGDFYIDPRRPVARAVVSHGHADHARPGSQSYLAAAPGACILRRRLGERIRLQTLAYGERLTLGGVTLSLHPAGHILGSAQVRLELGGEIWVVTGDFKTEPDPTCAPFEPVRCHTLVTESTFGLPVFRWPPPAAVMAEIRQWWRENRAAGRTSVLFAYALGKAQRVLAQIGAEDGDVFTHGAVEVVNACYRKAAVRLTDTRPVADAADRRAFRGALVVAPPSADHAGWLRRFPDAVRGFASGWMRIRGHRRRRGVHRGFVLSDHADWSALKAVVAESGAQRVWATHGYAAVFGAWLRSRGLDAAVLTENGLIPSAAPAQGDA comes from the coding sequence ATGAACGATGAACCCCGACCCGCTGGCCCCGGGGACCTGCTGCAACCGACAGCCGACGGTCTCTACTGTCCAGCCGGCGATTTCTATATCGACCCCCGCCGCCCGGTGGCGCGCGCGGTGGTCAGCCACGGCCACGCCGACCATGCCCGCCCGGGCTCGCAAAGTTACCTGGCAGCCGCCCCCGGCGCCTGCATTCTGCGCCGCCGCCTGGGGGAGAGGATCCGGCTGCAGACCCTGGCGTACGGGGAGCGGCTGACCCTGGGCGGGGTCACCCTGTCGCTGCACCCCGCCGGCCACATTCTGGGCTCGGCCCAGGTGCGCCTGGAACTGGGGGGCGAGATCTGGGTGGTGACCGGCGATTTCAAGACCGAACCGGACCCCACCTGCGCCCCTTTTGAACCGGTCCGCTGCCACACTCTGGTGACCGAGAGCACCTTCGGCCTGCCGGTTTTCCGCTGGCCCCCGCCGGCAGCCGTGATGGCCGAGATCCGGCAGTGGTGGCGGGAAAACCGGGCAGCCGGCAGGACCAGCGTGCTTTTCGCTTACGCCCTGGGCAAGGCCCAGCGGGTGCTGGCGCAGATCGGCGCCGAGGACGGGGATGTCTTCACCCATGGGGCGGTGGAAGTCGTCAACGCCTGCTACCGGAAGGCCGCTGTGCGGCTTACCGATACCCGGCCGGTGGCCGATGCGGCCGATCGGCGGGCGTTTCGCGGCGCCCTGGTGGTGGCGCCGCCCTCCGCCGATCATGCCGGCTGGCTGCGGCGCTTTCCGGACGCGGTTCGCGGCTTTGCCTCGGGCTGGATGCGCATCCGCGGCCATCGCCGGCGCCGGGGGGTGCACCGCGGTTTCGTGCTTTCGGACCATGCCGATTGGAGCGCTCTCAAGGCCGTGGTGGCGGAAAGCGGCGCCCAGCGGGTGTGGGCGACCCACGGGTATGCGGCCGTGTTTGGCGCTTGGCTGCGCTCCCGGGGGCTGGACGCCGCTGTTCTGACCGAAAACGGGCTGATCCCGTCCGCCGCGCCGGCGCAGGGGGACGCATGA